Proteins from a single region of Streptomyces sp. Tu 3180:
- a CDS encoding helix-turn-helix domain-containing protein: protein MTQGEVPERYLDGYARILAEVAATGRRLTRDEIASRRALGERAAEAGFGLRALVNVHLSAAREAWPRGSRSADDALAAVQQMVDAFAEGYERAQRMAVRQEEAARREFIDDLLYGRSDLGRLAERAERFGLRLSHAHAVAVAQGPVPYDEGDPVPRQVERALISRFGDRSILLTTKDGRLLCIAPGNQGEVLTHFAKQAHAATDGGQVVIGRPQSGPGGVVQSYEEALSSLEIAERLGLDDPVLRAADLLVYPVLARDRQAMADLVHNTLGPLTRARGGAGPLLDTLTAYFDAGCVSAEAARRLSLSVRALTYRLERIHRLTGANPSDPSHRYMLQTAVIGARLLDWPAGEPAPA, encoded by the coding sequence GTGACGCAGGGGGAGGTCCCGGAGCGGTACCTGGACGGCTATGCCCGCATCCTGGCCGAGGTCGCGGCCACGGGCAGACGCCTCACCCGGGACGAGATCGCCTCCCGGCGGGCGCTGGGCGAACGGGCCGCGGAGGCGGGCTTCGGCCTGCGCGCCCTCGTCAACGTGCACCTGTCCGCCGCCCGCGAGGCGTGGCCGCGCGGTTCCCGCTCGGCCGACGACGCGCTCGCGGCCGTCCAGCAGATGGTGGACGCCTTCGCCGAGGGCTACGAGCGGGCGCAGCGGATGGCGGTGCGCCAGGAGGAGGCGGCCCGGCGCGAGTTCATCGACGACCTGCTCTACGGCCGCAGTGATCTGGGGCGGCTCGCCGAGCGCGCCGAACGCTTCGGCCTGCGGCTGTCCCACGCGCACGCGGTGGCCGTCGCCCAGGGGCCCGTCCCCTACGACGAGGGCGACCCGGTCCCCCGGCAGGTGGAGCGCGCCCTCATCTCCCGGTTCGGCGACCGCAGCATCCTGCTCACCACCAAGGACGGGCGGTTGCTGTGCATCGCGCCCGGGAACCAGGGCGAGGTCCTCACCCACTTCGCCAAGCAGGCGCACGCCGCCACCGACGGCGGCCAGGTCGTCATCGGCCGCCCGCAGTCCGGGCCCGGCGGTGTCGTCCAGTCCTACGAGGAGGCGCTGAGCTCCCTGGAGATCGCCGAACGGCTGGGGCTGGACGACCCGGTGCTGCGCGCCGCCGACCTGCTCGTCTACCCCGTTCTGGCCCGTGACCGCCAGGCCATGGCCGACCTGGTCCACAACACCCTGGGCCCGCTCACCCGGGCCCGCGGCGGCGCCGGACCCCTCCTGGACACGCTCACCGCGTACTTCGACGCCGGCTGCGTCTCCGCGGAGGCGGCCCGCCGCCTCTCGCTGAGCGTGCGCGCCCTGACCTACCGCCTGGAGCGCATCCACAGGCTCACCGGCGCCAACCCCTCGGACCCGTCGCACCGCTACATGCTCCAGACGGCGGTGATCGGCGCGCGCCTGCTGGACTGGCCGGCCGGCGAACCGGCACCGGCCTGA
- a CDS encoding SGNH/GDSL hydrolase family protein yields MSVRSVRATLATLVLSTAAVLGLAQPASAAGDNYVALGDSYSSGVGAGDYTSESGDCKRSTHAYPSLWAAANSPSSFRFVACSGATTTTVAGSQLSALTSSTTLVSVTAGGNDIGFADVMQTCVLQSEATCVSRVNTAVSAMQNSLPGKLDSLYSGIRSRSPQAHVVVLGYPRFYKLSGSCIAGLTETERGAINNASDVLNGVLAKRAADAGFTFSGVVDEFTGHELCSGDAWLHSVTIPVGNSYHPKAVGQSSGYLPAFRSVA; encoded by the coding sequence GTGTCAGTGCGTTCTGTTCGGGCAACCCTGGCAACCCTCGTCCTGAGTACCGCGGCCGTCCTCGGCCTGGCACAGCCGGCTTCGGCCGCCGGCGACAACTACGTGGCGCTCGGCGACTCCTACTCCTCCGGAGTGGGCGCGGGCGACTACACCTCCGAGAGCGGCGACTGCAAGCGCAGCACCCACGCGTACCCGTCCCTCTGGGCGGCCGCCAACTCCCCGTCCTCGTTCAGGTTCGTCGCCTGCTCGGGAGCGACCACGACGACCGTGGCCGGCAGTCAGCTGAGCGCGCTGACCTCGTCGACCACGCTCGTCAGCGTCACGGCGGGCGGGAACGACATCGGTTTCGCGGACGTCATGCAGACCTGCGTGCTGCAGAGCGAGGCCACCTGCGTCAGCCGCGTCAACACCGCCGTCTCGGCGATGCAGAACTCCCTTCCGGGGAAGCTCGACTCGCTCTACAGCGGCATCCGCTCCCGCTCCCCGCAGGCACACGTGGTGGTGCTGGGCTACCCGCGCTTCTACAAGCTCTCGGGCAGCTGCATCGCCGGACTCACCGAGACCGAGCGCGGCGCGATCAACAACGCCTCGGACGTGCTGAACGGGGTGCTCGCCAAGCGGGCGGCCGACGCCGGGTTCACCTTCTCCGGCGTGGTGGACGAGTTCACCGGACACGAGCTCTGCTCGGGCGACGCCTGGCTCCACAGCGTGACGATCCCGGTCGGCAACTCCTACCACCCGAAGGCCGTCGGCCAGTCGAGCGGGTACCTGCCCGCCTTCCGCTCCGTGGCCTAG
- a CDS encoding ATP-binding cassette domain-containing protein: MTGSALLSLRDASFAYEDGPPVLTGLDFEVREGRALALLGRNGSGKTTLMRLLSGGLRPHSGALAVDGVPVRYDRKGLTRLRTTVQLVVQDPDDQLFAASVGQDVSFGPLNLGLPDAEVRARVAQALAALDITALADRPTHLLSYGQRKRTAIAGAVAMRPRVLILDEPTAGLDPDGQERLLATLDGLRENGTTVVMATHDVDLALRWADDAALLTPSGVHTGPAAGTLARTDLLRAAGLRLPWGVAVGRLLRAQGLLADTAVGPRTPEELAEAVRTDR, encoded by the coding sequence ATGACCGGGTCCGCGCTGCTCTCCCTGCGGGACGCGTCCTTCGCGTACGAGGACGGGCCGCCCGTGCTCACCGGCCTCGACTTCGAGGTGCGCGAGGGGCGCGCGCTCGCGCTGCTGGGCCGCAACGGCAGCGGCAAGACGACGCTGATGCGGCTGCTCAGCGGTGGACTGCGCCCGCACAGCGGCGCGTTGGCGGTCGACGGCGTGCCCGTCCGCTACGACCGCAAGGGGCTGACCCGGCTGCGGACGACCGTGCAGCTGGTGGTGCAGGACCCCGACGACCAGTTGTTCGCCGCGTCCGTCGGCCAGGACGTGTCGTTCGGACCGCTCAACCTCGGCCTGCCCGACGCCGAGGTGCGCGCCCGGGTGGCCCAGGCGCTGGCCGCGCTGGACATCACCGCCCTCGCCGACCGGCCCACGCACCTGCTGTCCTACGGGCAGCGCAAGCGCACGGCGATCGCGGGCGCGGTCGCCATGCGGCCCCGCGTGCTGATCCTGGACGAGCCGACGGCGGGGCTCGACCCCGACGGCCAGGAGAGGCTGCTCGCCACCCTCGACGGACTGCGCGAGAACGGCACCACGGTCGTCATGGCCACCCACGACGTGGACCTCGCCCTGCGCTGGGCCGACGACGCGGCGCTGCTCACGCCGTCCGGGGTGCACACCGGGCCGGCCGCCGGGACGCTGGCCCGCACCGACCTGCTCCGGGCGGCGGGCCTGCGGCTGCCCTGGGGCGTCGCGGTCGGTCGGCTCCTGCGCGCGCAGGGGCTGCTGGCCGACACGGCCGTCGGACCCCGCACCCCGGAGGAACTGGCGGAAGCGGTCCGGACGGACCGTTAG
- the cbiQ gene encoding cobalt ECF transporter T component CbiQ, producing the protein MLPIDAAAHGSRWRHRHPVDKAVLGLGLTVLAISLPPWPGAALVLLTALAVLLGPAGVPGRRLWRAYRVPLGFCVTGALPLLVRVGGPDGWVSLAGDGPLRAGELLLRTSAASLGVLLFAFTTPMSDLLPRLAGAGVPAPVVDVALVTYRMSFLLLDSVRRVRQAQAARLGHTTRSATWRSLGGLGATAFVRAFDRAARLQTGLAGRGYDGTLRVLVPEARVSVRFTAGSVALLVGLAVLALALERPLS; encoded by the coding sequence TTGCTGCCGATCGACGCGGCGGCGCACGGCAGCCGCTGGCGCCACCGCCACCCCGTGGACAAGGCCGTGCTCGGACTGGGCCTCACCGTGCTCGCGATCTCGCTGCCGCCCTGGCCGGGCGCGGCCCTGGTGCTGCTGACCGCGCTCGCGGTGCTGCTGGGCCCGGCGGGCGTGCCCGGCCGGCGGCTGTGGCGCGCCTACCGGGTGCCGCTGGGCTTCTGCGTCACCGGCGCGCTGCCGCTGCTCGTCCGGGTGGGCGGACCGGACGGGTGGGTGTCGCTGGCCGGGGACGGGCCGCTGCGCGCCGGGGAGTTGCTGCTGCGCACGTCGGCGGCCTCCCTCGGGGTGCTGCTGTTCGCCTTCACCACCCCGATGTCCGACCTGCTGCCGCGCCTGGCCGGCGCCGGGGTGCCCGCACCGGTCGTCGACGTGGCCCTGGTGACGTACCGGATGAGCTTCCTGCTGCTGGACTCGGTGCGCCGGGTGCGCCAGGCGCAGGCGGCCCGGCTCGGGCACACCACCCGCTCCGCCACCTGGCGTTCGCTCGGCGGGCTCGGCGCCACCGCGTTCGTCCGGGCCTTCGACCGGGCGGCCCGGTTGCAGACCGGGCTCGCCGGGCGCGGCTACGACGGCACCCTGCGCGTCCTGGTGCCCGAGGCCCGGGTCTCCGTCCGCTTCACGGCCGGGAGCGTGGCGCTGCTCGTGGGCCTGGCCGTCCTCGCCCTCGCTCTGGAAAGGCCTCTGTCATGA
- a CDS encoding energy-coupling factor ABC transporter substrate-binding protein, whose product MSRNAKINTLLLLLVAALAVLPPALGLGDHKEEPFTGADAEAETAITEIDPDYEPWFSPLYEPPSGEIESALFALQAAIGAGGLAYYFGLRRGRRQGEARAAARPGAGADPGGEAADPARPDAGADAGDGTSSERRG is encoded by the coding sequence ATGAGCCGGAACGCGAAGATCAACACCCTGCTGCTGCTCCTCGTCGCCGCACTCGCGGTGCTGCCGCCGGCGCTCGGCCTCGGCGACCACAAGGAGGAGCCGTTCACGGGCGCCGACGCCGAGGCGGAGACCGCGATCACCGAGATCGACCCGGACTACGAGCCGTGGTTCTCGCCGCTGTACGAACCGCCGTCCGGCGAGATCGAGTCGGCGCTGTTCGCCCTCCAGGCGGCGATCGGCGCGGGCGGCCTCGCGTACTACTTCGGGCTGCGGCGGGGGCGGCGGCAGGGCGAGGCGCGTGCGGCGGCCCGGCCGGGGGCCGGGGCGGACCCCGGCGGCGAGGCGGCGGATCCCGCGCGGCCGGACGCCGGCGCGGACGCCGGTGACGGGACCTCCTCCGAACGGCGGGGCTGA
- a CDS encoding energy-coupling factor ABC transporter permease, with protein MHIAEGFLPPAHAVAWSVASAPFVVHGARSLVREVKEHPESTLLLGASGAFMFVLSALKLPSVTGSCSHPTGTGLGAILFRPPVVAVLGTITLLFQALLLAHGGLTTLGANVFSMAVVGPWAGYGVYKLLRRCGVPLMAAVFCGAFVADLSTYCVTSVQLALAFPDPDSGFLGALGKFGSVFAVTQIPLAVSEGLLTVLVMRMLVQSSKGELTRLGVLVTTAGRKTRDEAGAVTR; from the coding sequence ATGCACATAGCCGAGGGTTTTCTGCCACCGGCGCACGCGGTCGCCTGGAGCGTCGCATCGGCGCCGTTCGTCGTCCACGGAGCCCGGTCGCTCGTCCGCGAGGTCAAGGAACATCCCGAGAGCACGCTGCTGCTCGGCGCCTCGGGAGCGTTCATGTTCGTCCTGTCCGCGCTCAAGCTCCCCTCGGTGACGGGGAGTTGTTCCCACCCCACCGGCACGGGCCTGGGCGCGATCCTGTTCCGGCCGCCGGTCGTGGCGGTGCTGGGCACCATCACCCTGCTGTTCCAGGCGCTGCTGCTCGCGCACGGCGGGCTGACCACGCTCGGCGCCAACGTCTTCTCGATGGCGGTCGTCGGCCCCTGGGCCGGGTACGGCGTCTACAAGCTGCTGCGCCGCTGCGGCGTCCCGCTGATGGCGGCGGTGTTCTGCGGCGCCTTCGTCGCCGACCTGTCGACGTACTGCGTGACGAGCGTCCAGCTCGCGCTCGCGTTCCCCGACCCGGACAGCGGGTTCCTCGGCGCGCTCGGCAAGTTCGGCTCCGTCTTCGCCGTCACGCAGATCCCGCTCGCGGTGAGCGAGGGGCTGCTGACCGTGCTGGTGATGCGCATGCTGGTGCAGTCCAGCAAGGGTGAGCTGACCCGGCTCGGGGTGCTGGTGACGACGGCCGGCCGCAAGACGCGGGACGAGGCCGGGGCGGTGACCCGATGA
- a CDS encoding ABC transporter substrate-binding protein has protein sequence MTTRRIRSAATAAVAAAVTGAAAACSAPGGGTDGGASADSVVIGVASEPDTLSPLLGYGKDGNSKIFDGLLVRDAGQKLKPALAKALPEVGDGGRTYTYTLRDGVRFSDGEPLTADDVVFTYRTVLDDRTNNTAKSELDAIEEVRADGDDKVVFTLKYPYAAFAARTVLPIVPEHVAGEQDPNTGSFNTKPVGTGPYVLTDWRKGEKLTFKANPDYWGGAPKVKKLTMAIVADDDVRATRLRSGDLDGAVLPPNLAATFENEDGRKTYRATSYDFRAVTLPTGNPVTGDTAIRRALDLAVDREAMVDKILDGAGRPAYGPLPLDDPWFARGTERDRDLGEAERVLDDAGWKPGQDGIRAKDGRRASFTLFHPSGDKVRQDHALAYASDAKKAGIEVKVESATWEVIEPRMKHDAVLAGFGSTGDPDFGLYTLLHSSLAGDGFNNMARYDDPAVDEALDTGRRSQDPEDRKAAYDDLQRELVKNPGYTFLTHIDHMYVLADRWDGLTTQTEPHEHGFASGPWWNVEDWQPKK, from the coding sequence ATGACGACCCGACGAATACGGAGTGCCGCCACCGCCGCCGTCGCGGCCGCGGTGACCGGCGCGGCCGCCGCCTGCTCGGCGCCGGGCGGAGGCACGGACGGCGGCGCGTCCGCCGATTCCGTGGTGATCGGCGTCGCCTCCGAGCCGGACACCCTGAGCCCGCTGCTCGGCTACGGCAAGGACGGCAACTCCAAGATCTTCGACGGACTGCTCGTCCGGGACGCCGGCCAGAAGCTGAAGCCCGCGCTGGCGAAGGCGCTGCCCGAGGTCGGCGACGGCGGCCGTACCTACACCTACACCCTGCGCGACGGCGTGCGCTTCAGCGACGGCGAGCCGCTCACCGCCGACGACGTGGTCTTCACGTACCGCACGGTGCTGGACGACAGGACCAACAACACCGCCAAGAGCGAACTGGACGCCATCGAGGAGGTGCGGGCGGACGGCGACGACAAGGTCGTCTTCACCCTCAAGTACCCCTACGCGGCCTTCGCCGCCCGCACGGTCCTGCCCATCGTCCCCGAGCACGTCGCCGGCGAGCAGGACCCCAACACCGGCTCCTTCAACACGAAGCCGGTCGGCACCGGACCGTACGTCCTCACCGACTGGCGCAAGGGCGAGAAGCTCACCTTCAAGGCCAATCCGGACTACTGGGGCGGCGCGCCGAAGGTGAAAAAGCTCACCATGGCGATCGTCGCCGACGACGACGTCCGCGCCACCCGGCTGCGCTCCGGCGACCTCGACGGCGCGGTCCTCCCGCCCAACCTCGCCGCCACCTTCGAGAACGAGGACGGCAGGAAGACGTACCGGGCGACCTCCTACGACTTCCGCGCCGTCACCCTCCCCACCGGCAACCCGGTCACCGGCGACACCGCGATCCGCCGCGCCCTGGACCTCGCCGTGGACCGCGAGGCCATGGTCGACAAGATCCTCGACGGAGCCGGCCGCCCCGCCTACGGCCCGCTGCCCCTGGACGACCCCTGGTTCGCGCGGGGCACCGAACGCGACCGGGACCTCGGCGAGGCGGAGCGCGTCCTCGACGACGCCGGCTGGAAGCCGGGCCAGGACGGCATCCGCGCCAAGGACGGCCGCCGCGCCTCGTTCACGCTCTTCCACCCCTCCGGCGACAAGGTCCGCCAGGACCACGCCCTCGCCTACGCCTCCGACGCCAAGAAGGCCGGCATCGAGGTGAAGGTCGAGAGCGCCACCTGGGAGGTCATCGAGCCCCGGATGAAGCACGACGCCGTCCTCGCGGGCTTCGGCAGCACCGGCGACCCCGACTTCGGCCTCTACACCCTGCTGCACTCCTCCCTCGCCGGGGACGGCTTCAACAACATGGCCCGGTACGACGACCCGGCCGTGGACGAGGCCCTCGACACCGGCCGCCGCAGCCAGGACCCCGAGGACCGCAAGGCCGCCTACGACGACCTCCAGCGCGAACTGGTGAAGAACCCGGGCTACACCTTCCTCACCCACATCGACCACATGTACGTCCTCGCCGACCGCTGGGACGGGCTGACCACGCAGACCGAACCGCACGAGCACGGCTTCGCCAGCGGCCCCTGGTGGAACGTCGAGGACTGGCAGCCGAAGAAATGA
- a CDS encoding ABC transporter permease, with translation MTRLVARRALSAVPVLLVVTFGVFAIAAVSPFDPVKAYAGTAALGADRETLDRLRENLGVDRPFAERWWEWLTSAAGGDLGQSSVMRQPVAEVIGERLVWSALLCAVAFVLAVLLGTVLGVLAARRPGSPADRAVTSLAYALEAAPVFWIALLAVWLFALKLDVLPAGGLTDTGSEHVTAGQLLSHLALPAGVLAVSQLPWFTLYVRQGVGDALAEDPVRGARARGLSERTVLLGHALRSGLLPVLTLIGSRVPELITGALLVESVFSWPGIAAATVEAATAVDFPLLAALTTLATAAVLAGNLLADLLYGLTDPRVKLSEM, from the coding sequence ATGACCCGGCTCGTGGCACGGCGGGCCCTGTCCGCCGTGCCCGTGCTCCTCGTCGTCACCTTCGGCGTGTTCGCGATCGCCGCGGTCTCCCCCTTCGACCCCGTCAAGGCCTACGCGGGCACCGCCGCGCTCGGCGCCGACCGGGAGACCCTGGACCGGCTGCGGGAGAACCTCGGCGTGGACCGGCCCTTCGCCGAACGCTGGTGGGAGTGGCTGACCTCCGCGGCCGGCGGCGACCTCGGCCAGTCCAGCGTCATGCGCCAGCCCGTGGCCGAGGTGATCGGGGAACGGCTGGTGTGGTCGGCGCTGCTGTGCGCCGTCGCGTTCGTCCTCGCCGTCCTGCTCGGCACCGTGCTCGGCGTCCTCGCGGCCCGCCGCCCCGGCTCACCGGCCGACCGCGCCGTCACCTCCCTCGCCTACGCGCTGGAGGCCGCGCCGGTCTTCTGGATCGCCCTGCTCGCCGTCTGGCTGTTCGCGCTGAAACTGGACGTCCTCCCGGCCGGCGGCCTCACCGACACCGGCAGCGAGCACGTCACCGCCGGACAGCTCCTGAGCCACCTCGCGCTGCCCGCCGGCGTCCTCGCCGTCTCCCAGCTGCCCTGGTTCACGCTCTACGTCCGCCAGGGCGTCGGCGACGCGCTCGCCGAGGACCCGGTGCGCGGCGCCCGGGCCCGCGGCCTGAGCGAACGCACCGTGCTGCTCGGCCACGCCCTGCGCTCCGGACTGCTGCCGGTGCTCACCCTGATCGGCTCCCGCGTCCCCGAACTCATCACCGGGGCCCTGCTGGTGGAGAGCGTCTTCAGCTGGCCCGGCATCGCGGCGGCCACCGTGGAGGCGGCCACCGCCGTGGACTTCCCGCTGCTGGCCGCGCTCACCACCCTCGCCACCGCCGCCGTCCTCGCCGGGAACCTGCTCGCCGACCTGCTGTACGGACTGACCGACCCGAGGGTGAAGCTGAGTGAGATGTGA
- a CDS encoding ABC transporter permease gives MADTTAEKANAPESAAGWRPHGTARRSTHTLRLRTSAALVAVTVLAVLLVPLLVRFDQQAVDLAAELQPPGWAHPFGTDDVGRDLLLRCVHGLRVSLLVGVVAALTATVIGTAVGAAAGALGGRVDRAVMRLVDTVSSVPHLLLGIFIVAMFRPGVWPVVVSVALTHWLSTARIVRAEVLSLRSRPYIDAAVSGGASRWRVAVRHLLPGVLPQAGLAAVLMIPHAMWHESALSFLGLGLPAHTASLGTLIQGARGSLLAGQWWPTLFPGLFLIIPTLAIAGLAGVWRERINPRRRSELML, from the coding sequence ATGGCTGACACCACCGCCGAGAAGGCGAACGCCCCCGAGTCCGCGGCCGGGTGGCGCCCGCACGGCACCGCCCGCCGTTCCACCCACACCCTGAGGCTGCGCACCTCCGCCGCCCTGGTCGCCGTGACCGTCCTCGCGGTGCTGCTCGTGCCGCTGCTGGTCCGGTTCGACCAGCAGGCCGTCGACCTGGCCGCCGAGCTCCAGCCGCCCGGCTGGGCCCACCCCTTCGGCACCGACGACGTCGGCCGCGACCTGCTGCTGCGCTGCGTCCACGGGCTGCGCGTCTCCCTGCTCGTCGGCGTGGTGGCCGCGCTCACCGCCACCGTGATCGGCACCGCCGTGGGAGCCGCCGCCGGAGCCCTCGGCGGCCGGGTGGACCGCGCCGTCATGCGGCTGGTCGACACCGTCTCGTCCGTCCCGCACCTGCTGCTCGGCATCTTCATCGTCGCCATGTTCCGCCCGGGCGTCTGGCCGGTGGTGGTCTCCGTCGCCCTCACGCACTGGCTGTCCACGGCCCGCATCGTGCGCGCCGAGGTCCTCTCGCTGCGCTCCCGCCCGTACATCGACGCGGCCGTCTCCGGCGGCGCCTCCCGGTGGCGGGTGGCGGTCCGGCACCTGCTGCCCGGCGTGCTGCCGCAGGCCGGGCTCGCCGCCGTCCTGATGATCCCGCACGCCATGTGGCACGAGTCGGCGCTGTCCTTCCTCGGCCTCGGCCTGCCCGCCCACACGGCCAGCCTCGGCACCCTCATCCAGGGCGCCCGCGGCTCCCTGCTCGCCGGACAGTGGTGGCCCACCCTCTTCCCCGGCCTGTTCCTGATCATCCCCACCCTCGCCATCGCCGGGCTCGCCGGAGTCTGGCGCGAGCGGATCAACCCGCGCCGCCGATCGGAGCTGATGCTGTGA
- a CDS encoding ABC transporter ATP-binding protein, with translation MTERTERTERTGRPPVLSVRGLSVRFLLPGGRRIAAVTDAHFDVAPGECLALIGESGCGKSVLASALLGLLPANAQTAGSALLGDLDLLTADERTLARTVRGRRIGLVPQSPAAHLTPVRTIRSQLEETVAQLTGVRGRAALRTAAERAAERAAFPPDHLDRHPHELSGGLAQRAATALALVGGAPLLLADEPTTGLDRDLVDRTVDELRRHVDADGDRALLMITHDLAAAERIADRIAVMYAGRIVELADASAFFGTPGPRHPYSRGLLDALPDRAFTPIPGMPPELGALPDGCAFAARCDRATGACATLPPLTGAVACHHPVTAAQAPATEDVRA, from the coding sequence GTGACCGAGCGAACCGAGCGGACCGAGCGAACCGGGAGGCCTCCCGTGCTGTCGGTCCGCGGGCTGTCGGTGCGCTTCCTGCTGCCGGGCGGCCGCCGGATCGCCGCCGTCACCGACGCGCACTTCGACGTGGCGCCCGGCGAGTGCCTCGCCCTGATCGGCGAGAGCGGCTGCGGCAAGTCCGTCCTCGCCTCCGCCCTCCTCGGCCTGCTCCCCGCCAACGCGCAGACCGCGGGGAGCGCGCTCCTCGGCGACCTCGACCTGCTCACCGCCGACGAACGCACCCTCGCCCGCACCGTGCGGGGCCGCCGGATCGGCCTCGTCCCGCAGAGCCCGGCCGCCCACCTCACCCCCGTCCGCACCATCCGCTCCCAGCTGGAGGAGACGGTCGCCCAGCTCACCGGCGTCCGGGGCCGCGCGGCCCTGCGCACCGCCGCCGAGCGGGCCGCCGAACGCGCCGCGTTCCCGCCGGACCACCTCGACCGCCACCCCCACGAACTCTCCGGCGGCCTCGCCCAGCGCGCCGCCACCGCCCTCGCCCTGGTCGGCGGGGCGCCCCTGCTGCTCGCCGACGAACCCACCACCGGCCTGGACCGCGACCTGGTGGACCGCACCGTCGACGAACTGCGCCGCCACGTCGACGCCGACGGCGACCGGGCGCTGCTGATGATCACCCACGACCTGGCCGCCGCCGAGCGCATCGCCGACCGGATCGCCGTCATGTACGCGGGACGCATCGTCGAACTCGCCGACGCGAGCGCGTTCTTCGGCACCCCGGGCCCCCGGCACCCCTACAGCCGGGGCCTGCTGGACGCACTCCCCGACAGGGCCTTCACCCCCATCCCCGGGATGCCCCCCGAACTCGGCGCCCTCCCCGACGGGTGCGCCTTCGCCGCCCGCTGCGACCGGGCCACCGGCGCCTGCGCGACCCTCCCGCCCCTGACCGGAGCGGTCGCCTGCCACCACCCGGTCACGGCCGCCCAGGCCCCCGCGACGGAGGACGTCCGTGCTTGA
- a CDS encoding ATP-binding cassette domain-containing protein: MLELRAITAGYDRRAPVVRNATLAVSPGEAVGLLGPSGCGKSTLARVAALLHRPDAGTLLLDGTPVRHWRHRAPRARRTAFGVVFQQPRLSADPRLRLTDLIAEPLRATGRREEVPARVPELAGTVGLTPDLLTRRPHEVSDGQLQRACLARALVLRPRWLVCDEMTAMLDASTTAALVAVVEDYRAATGAGLLAVGHDQTLLDRWCDRTVHWDTVTGG, encoded by the coding sequence GTGCTTGAACTGCGCGCCATCACCGCCGGATACGACCGCCGCGCCCCCGTCGTACGGAACGCGACCCTCGCCGTTTCCCCCGGCGAGGCCGTCGGCCTGCTCGGCCCCAGCGGCTGCGGCAAGTCCACCCTCGCGAGGGTCGCCGCCCTCCTCCACCGCCCCGACGCCGGCACCCTCCTCCTCGACGGCACGCCCGTACGCCACTGGCGCCACCGCGCCCCACGCGCACGGCGCACCGCCTTCGGTGTCGTCTTCCAGCAGCCCCGCCTCTCCGCGGACCCCCGGCTGCGCCTCACCGACCTGATCGCCGAACCCCTGCGCGCCACCGGCCGGCGCGAGGAGGTCCCCGCCCGGGTCCCCGAACTCGCCGGCACCGTCGGCCTGACCCCCGACCTGCTGACCCGCCGCCCCCACGAGGTCAGCGACGGCCAGCTCCAACGCGCCTGCCTGGCCCGCGCGTTGGTGCTCCGCCCCCGCTGGCTCGTCTGCGACGAGATGACCGCGATGCTCGACGCCTCGACCACGGCCGCACTGGTCGCGGTCGTCGAGGACTACCGCGCGGCGACGGGCGCGGGCCTGCTGGCCGTCGGCCACGACCAGACCCTGCTGGACCGCTGGTGCGACCGGACGGTCCACTGGGACACGGTCACCGGAGGGTGA